In one Pirellulales bacterium genomic region, the following are encoded:
- a CDS encoding WD40 repeat domain-containing protein, producing MMATGLTTRRRMLAVLLGSCAMGPRLLAADEAAPELTAHQVIRLPARSENDRHPVITGMALSPDGRLLTTAGDDHLLYFWDTASGRLLHRAKGHSDWVRALAIRPDGRVLASAGHDGAILLWDAGTGEQMGTVATPSGAAIYQLAYSPDGKSLAAVGFESSARIYDPASGRLRLTLRADGADLRTAAFSTDGQLFAAAGRNGHVRLWNAASGQPTQDIQAATTRIRSIAFSPDSQHLVTAGDNCPVRLWSVADGSQLPELRGRAGKVHCVVFCGPDRLATGGADNVIRIWDLAASAESARLVGHEGTISALSWQAEQNLLVSGSFDTTVRLWQLPTAAAASTAARPTNPIE from the coding sequence ATGATGGCGACAGGATTGACCACCCGACGACGAATGCTTGCGGTCCTGTTGGGCTCGTGCGCGATGGGGCCGCGACTGTTGGCGGCGGACGAGGCCGCTCCGGAACTGACCGCGCATCAGGTGATTCGCCTGCCGGCGCGGAGCGAAAACGATCGTCACCCCGTGATCACCGGTATGGCCCTCTCGCCCGATGGCCGCTTGCTGACCACCGCCGGCGACGACCACCTGTTGTACTTTTGGGACACCGCGAGTGGCCGCTTGCTGCATCGCGCTAAGGGGCACTCCGATTGGGTGCGGGCGTTGGCGATTCGGCCCGATGGCCGCGTGCTGGCTTCGGCCGGCCATGACGGCGCCATTTTGCTGTGGGACGCCGGGACGGGCGAACAGATGGGGACCGTCGCCACTCCGAGCGGCGCCGCCATCTATCAGCTCGCCTACAGCCCCGACGGCAAATCGCTGGCAGCGGTCGGTTTTGAGAGCAGCGCGCGGATTTATGATCCGGCTTCGGGGCGACTGCGGCTCACACTGCGGGCGGATGGGGCGGATCTGCGCACGGCGGCGTTTTCGACCGACGGGCAACTTTTTGCCGCGGCGGGGCGCAATGGCCACGTGCGTTTGTGGAATGCCGCCAGCGGTCAGCCCACGCAAGACATTCAGGCCGCGACGACGCGGATTCGATCGATCGCCTTCTCGCCCGACAGCCAACATTTGGTCACCGCGGGGGACAACTGCCCCGTCAGGTTGTGGTCGGTGGCCGATGGGTCGCAACTGCCGGAACTGCGCGGACGAGCGGGCAAGGTGCATTGCGTGGTGTTCTGCGGACCCGATCGACTGGCGACGGGGGGCGCGGACAACGTGATCCGCATTTGGGACCTGGCGGCGAGCGCCGAATCGGCCCGGCTGGTGGGGCACGAAGGAACGATAAGCGCGCTCAGTTGGCAGGCCGAGCAGAACTTGTTGGTGTCGGGGAGTTTCGACACCACAGTGCGGCTGTGGCAATTGCCGACGGCGGCGGCGGCGAGCACTGCCGCGCGACCGACGAACCCCATCGAATGA
- a CDS encoding sister chromatid cohesion protein PDS5, translated as MHRISLASLALGAMLFAAGCGGYKELTPDQSKVIDVYNIDYQLKRLEDKDPGVRAVAMAWIQKMPKGDAEKAIPKLQEIASKDKVPAVRKKAQETITKIQGG; from the coding sequence ATGCACAGAATCTCGCTCGCATCGCTGGCGCTTGGCGCCATGTTGTTCGCCGCCGGCTGCGGTGGTTACAAGGAATTGACCCCGGACCAATCCAAGGTAATCGACGTTTACAACATCGATTACCAATTGAAGCGGCTCGAAGACAAAGACCCAGGCGTGCGCGCGGTGGCGATGGCCTGGATTCAAAAGATGCCCAAGGGAGACGCCGAGAAGGCGATTCCCAAGTTGCAGGAGATCGCCTCCAAGGACAAGGTGCCGGCCGTGCGCAAGAAGGCGCAAGAGACGATCACCAAGATTCAAGGGGGTTGA